The Pseudomonadota bacterium genome includes a window with the following:
- a CDS encoding DUF4864 domain-containing protein, producing the protein MSFLTPQSQSSEFNQRPLSHQNHRAHALVRSTRDAQTVAFAKLTMLMLAAFVMMALTLALFTHSARADEAPAATVSSDLEERMHSIIAAQIDAFRAEDAETAYSYASPAIKRRFSNAQRFASMVERGYPAVYSAQSYEFIESALTPRGPAQMIEIVAPDGQIWGGIYTFSEDDEGSLSISGVYLRRQNAQQI; encoded by the coding sequence ATGTCGTTTCTTACGCCGCAGTCCCAGTCCAGCGAGTTCAATCAGCGTCCCCTTTCTCACCAGAACCATCGCGCTCACGCACTTGTGCGCTCAACACGCGACGCCCAGACGGTGGCTTTTGCCAAGCTGACGATGCTCATGCTTGCGGCTTTCGTCATGATGGCTCTCACTCTGGCGCTGTTTACGCATTCAGCGCGTGCAGACGAGGCGCCAGCTGCAACGGTCTCGAGTGACCTGGAAGAGCGCATGCATTCAATCATTGCGGCACAAATTGACGCGTTCCGCGCCGAGGATGCAGAGACGGCGTACTCTTACGCCTCTCCGGCAATCAAGCGCAGATTTTCCAACGCTCAGCGCTTCGCATCCATGGTTGAGCGCGGCTACCCCGCCGTCTACAGCGCTCAGAGCTATGAGTTCATCGAAAGCGCTCTAACCCCGCGGGGGCCGGCTCAGATGATTGAGATCGTCGCGCCCGACGGGCAGATTTGGGGCGGTATCTACACCTTCTCGGAAGATGATGAAGGCAGTCTTTCGATTTCCGGCGTTTATCTGCGCCGGCAAAACGCTCAGCAGATCTAG
- a CDS encoding radical SAM protein: MRPDQRRAIQSKSLHVPLGPSKIADNVNVACPIGCEFCFLTVEKMNNGTAAKMTNFVTSNLRNLKLVHFCGGEPFLQKTTRRILREASQVDDPPKFEFVTSLSYLDDDLRQRITASKLHYVNVSVNAATRMTYQKTIARGNWERLIENLDFIEGARGSGQLMMSFVVTRSNFHEIEQFAHFCQRWSPASIHYHTLKPGTENYEDLQLNREQAKSVLDQLKAPIFTQLGHKAHVVVLRDMCRAIAGQAAAA, from the coding sequence TTGAGGCCCGATCAGCGTCGCGCCATTCAATCGAAGTCACTTCATGTACCGCTGGGACCGTCTAAAATCGCGGACAATGTAAATGTCGCGTGTCCGATCGGGTGCGAGTTCTGTTTTTTGACAGTTGAAAAGATGAACAACGGCACAGCTGCCAAAATGACAAATTTCGTGACAAGTAACCTACGCAATTTGAAGCTGGTGCATTTCTGCGGAGGTGAACCCTTTCTCCAGAAAACCACGCGCCGGATATTGCGTGAGGCGTCTCAGGTCGACGACCCGCCGAAGTTCGAATTCGTCACCAGCCTCTCCTATCTCGATGACGATCTGCGTCAGCGCATCACCGCCTCGAAGCTTCATTATGTCAACGTCTCGGTCAACGCGGCGACCCGGATGACCTACCAGAAGACGATTGCTCGCGGAAACTGGGAGCGCCTTATCGAAAACCTTGACTTCATCGAAGGCGCGCGCGGCAGCGGGCAACTGATGATGTCGTTCGTCGTCACTCGCAGCAATTTCCATGAAATCGAGCAATTTGCGCATTTCTGTCAGAGGTGGTCCCCCGCCTCGATACATTACCACACACTGAAACCGGGAACCGAGAACTACGAAGACCTGCAACTGAACCGGGAACAGGCAAAATCCGTTCTCGATCAACTCAAGGCGCCGATCTTCACACAGCTTGGCCATAAAGCGCATGTGGTTGTGCTGCGGGACATGTGCCGCGCAATCGCCGGACAAGCTGCTGCCGCCTGA
- a CDS encoding YdiU family protein: MSGLDYPGRQNICGEIMDTLTTTTTPQIPKLDMQYRTLPDALHATVEPYGASSPKLVAYNGDLGRSLGFDISFADEPAAAATFFAGNHRPAPQPALAMAYAGHQFGGFVPRLGDGRAHLLGEAVTESGERFDIQLKGSGQTPFSRQGDGRAALGPVLREYVVAEAMAALGIPTSRALAAVLTGDMVLREGVQPGAILTRVAASHLRVGTFEYAARLSDPNVLDALVQFALQRHPVETDADIVRDGRPGLTLLQAVIARQAKLIAQWMGVGFIHGVMNTDNCTISGETIDYGPCAFMDGYNPAQVYSSIDHMGRYAFANQPGIAHWNMAVLAQALLRAIDPNEETAVSLAQEAVNHFPAQFEAAYRTVMRTKLALPGTDDGDVQLIDDLLGLMAESEADFTGTFRALGAAIEDGAPLVQFLGADASSWLQRWRDRLGNIETAAIRVQLNAVNPAIMPRNHRVEAMIAAAYDGDFEPFSAMVEALKSPYAEPASSGQAALLATPPAADEVVHATFCGT, from the coding sequence ATGAGCGGGCTCGACTACCCGGGACGTCAAAACATTTGCGGAGAGATCATGGACACCCTGACCACAACGACCACACCGCAGATTCCCAAGCTCGATATGCAGTATCGCACTTTGCCGGATGCGCTTCATGCGACTGTCGAACCCTACGGCGCGTCGTCGCCCAAACTGGTCGCCTACAATGGCGATCTCGGGCGTTCGTTGGGATTTGATATTTCGTTTGCGGACGAGCCCGCAGCGGCGGCGACCTTTTTCGCGGGCAACCACCGGCCCGCTCCACAACCGGCTCTCGCTATGGCCTATGCGGGCCATCAGTTCGGTGGATTTGTGCCCAGGCTGGGCGATGGCCGGGCTCATCTGCTTGGGGAAGCGGTGACGGAAAGCGGCGAACGCTTTGACATCCAACTCAAAGGCTCCGGGCAAACGCCCTTCTCGCGACAAGGCGATGGGCGTGCTGCTCTCGGTCCGGTGCTGCGCGAATATGTTGTCGCCGAGGCCATGGCGGCGCTTGGAATACCAACAAGCCGAGCTTTAGCTGCAGTCCTTACGGGCGATATGGTGCTTCGCGAAGGCGTTCAGCCGGGCGCGATCCTGACGCGGGTTGCCGCGAGCCATTTGCGGGTTGGCACTTTCGAGTATGCCGCACGCCTTTCCGATCCAAACGTGCTCGACGCACTGGTTCAATTCGCGCTCCAGCGCCATCCGGTTGAGACTGACGCCGATATCGTCCGCGACGGGAGGCCCGGCTTGACCCTGCTACAAGCCGTTATCGCCCGTCAGGCGAAACTCATCGCTCAATGGATGGGCGTCGGTTTCATTCACGGTGTCATGAACACCGACAACTGCACGATCTCTGGCGAGACCATCGATTATGGGCCATGCGCGTTTATGGATGGGTACAATCCGGCTCAGGTCTACAGCTCCATCGACCATATGGGCCGCTACGCATTTGCCAATCAGCCGGGCATTGCGCACTGGAACATGGCTGTACTTGCTCAAGCACTACTGCGGGCCATTGATCCGAACGAGGAAACGGCGGTGAGCCTTGCGCAGGAAGCGGTCAACCACTTCCCCGCGCAGTTTGAGGCGGCCTACCGAACCGTCATGCGGACAAAACTGGCACTGCCAGGCACGGACGACGGGGACGTACAGCTGATCGACGACCTGCTGGGGCTTATGGCGGAAAGTGAAGCTGATTTCACTGGAACTTTTCGCGCGTTGGGTGCGGCAATAGAAGACGGTGCACCACTCGTTCAGTTCCTGGGCGCAGATGCATCGAGCTGGTTGCAGCGCTGGCGCGATCGGCTGGGCAATATAGAAACTGCGGCGATCAGAGTGCAGCTTAACGCGGTCAATCCGGCGATTATGCCACGAAACCATCGGGTCGAAGCCATGATTGCGGCCGCCTATGACGGGGATTTTGAGCCTTTCAGCGCCATGGTCGAAGCGCTCAAGTCTCCTTACGCGGAACCAGCCAGTTCTGGACAGGCCGCCTTACTCGCCACACCGCCCGCCGCCGACGAAGTCGTTCACGCGACCTTTTGCGGAACCTGA
- a CDS encoding TetR/AcrR family transcriptional regulator: protein MTDRRDKILDVAEKLIRTHGYSGFSFREVASEVGIKSASVHYHFPTKPDLAAAVAKRYRERFAAALEETEAEGMDRVAAWRLLFKRAFEEDGLMCLCGILAAEGDSLPPEVAKEARGFLQFGIRSLNEVEPQNGPRILSQLEGAMLIARSTGDLSVFEEATSALAVR, encoded by the coding sequence ATGACCGATAGGCGTGACAAGATCCTCGATGTTGCGGAGAAGCTCATCCGGACGCACGGCTATAGCGGATTTTCGTTTCGCGAGGTCGCAAGCGAGGTCGGCATAAAGTCGGCCAGCGTCCACTACCATTTCCCAACGAAGCCAGACTTAGCTGCAGCCGTGGCGAAACGTTACCGCGAACGCTTTGCAGCGGCACTGGAAGAGACAGAGGCTGAAGGAATGGACCGCGTCGCGGCGTGGCGCTTGCTGTTCAAAAGGGCCTTTGAAGAGGACGGCTTGATGTGCCTATGCGGTATCCTCGCCGCCGAGGGCGACAGCTTGCCACCCGAAGTCGCCAAGGAAGCGCGAGGGTTCCTTCAATTCGGGATCAGATCCCTAAATGAGGTTGAACCCCAAAACGGCCCCCGTATCCTCTCCCAACTCGAAGGTGCGATGCTGATTGCCCGTTCGACTGGCGACCTCAGTGTTTTTGAAGAGGCAACCAGCGCTCTGGCTGTTCGATAG
- a CDS encoding D-amino-acid transaminase yields the protein MSRIAYVNGEFVPLEEAKISVLDRGFLFADGVYEVTAVIDGKLVDNAPHLARLERSLSELDMAHPLPLNELTDLQLELARRNGLKEGGIYLQITRGAAERDFSFPKDAKPSLVMFTQERALVNDPRAEKGIKVITTPDLRWKRRDIKSVSLLAQTMAKEEAVRAGAGEAIMVEEGTVTEGSSSTAWIVKDGKLITRNLSNAVLPGVTRLSVMQLCNELGLSVEERTYDVDELYQADEMFITAATTLVMPVVEIDDRVMSNGAPGPIASRLRDLYIETARQTATG from the coding sequence ATGTCACGCATTGCCTATGTAAATGGCGAGTTCGTTCCGCTCGAAGAAGCCAAGATTTCGGTTCTCGATCGGGGTTTTCTGTTTGCGGACGGCGTTTACGAGGTGACGGCCGTCATCGACGGCAAGCTGGTCGACAACGCCCCACACCTCGCCCGGCTCGAGCGGTCGCTGTCGGAACTGGATATGGCGCATCCCCTACCACTTAACGAACTGACCGACCTGCAGCTGGAGCTTGCACGACGCAACGGGCTCAAGGAGGGCGGTATCTATCTGCAAATCACGCGCGGTGCGGCCGAACGCGATTTCAGCTTCCCCAAAGATGCCAAGCCGAGCCTTGTGATGTTCACGCAGGAGCGCGCGTTGGTAAACGATCCACGTGCAGAAAAAGGGATCAAGGTGATCACCACACCTGATTTGCGCTGGAAGCGGCGCGATATCAAATCGGTATCGCTGCTTGCGCAAACCATGGCGAAGGAAGAGGCCGTGCGGGCGGGTGCCGGGGAAGCAATCATGGTTGAAGAAGGCACCGTGACGGAGGGTTCTTCCTCCACCGCATGGATTGTCAAAGACGGAAAACTGATCACCCGCAACCTGTCAAATGCCGTCTTGCCCGGCGTGACGCGCCTGTCGGTGATGCAATTGTGCAACGAACTGGGATTATCGGTCGAGGAACGGACGTACGATGTCGATGAACTTTATCAGGCCGATGAAATGTTCATCACCGCAGCGACCACACTGGTTATGCCGGTTGTCGAGATCGACGACAGGGTGATGTCGAACGGTGCACCGGGGCCCATCGCAAGCCGGTTGCGCGATTTATATATCGAAACTGCTCGCCAAACAGCCACAGGCTGA
- a CDS encoding cupin domain-containing protein: protein MELNADFGARVVIHSEKMDWLSSPMPGVHRRMLDRIGDEVARATTIVRYDAGSHFSEHTHSGGEEFIVLQGVFQDEHGDYPAGTYVRNPPATAHTPSSEDGCTIFVKLWQFDMADRNQFRKDMANELGAPKDGVATALLHEDPQERVTYNQLAAGAELALADEGGIEALVLDGSLSEGDDTLEAGGWLRLPAGMPMNAKSGLDGAKVWVKSGHLVHARAPVLL from the coding sequence ATGGAACTGAATGCAGATTTTGGTGCCCGCGTGGTCATTCACTCAGAGAAGATGGACTGGTTGTCTTCGCCAATGCCCGGCGTTCACCGTCGTATGTTGGACAGGATTGGGGATGAGGTCGCACGGGCAACGACGATCGTTCGCTACGATGCCGGCAGTCACTTTTCGGAACACACTCACAGTGGAGGCGAGGAGTTCATCGTCCTTCAGGGAGTGTTCCAGGACGAGCATGGTGACTATCCTGCGGGCACCTACGTGCGCAATCCGCCAGCGACCGCGCATACGCCAAGCTCCGAAGACGGTTGCACCATCTTTGTGAAGCTTTGGCAGTTCGACATGGCAGACCGCAATCAGTTTCGCAAAGATATGGCCAATGAACTTGGTGCACCGAAGGACGGCGTCGCCACAGCGTTGCTGCACGAAGACCCACAGGAACGGGTGACGTACAACCAACTCGCTGCTGGCGCCGAGCTTGCTTTGGCGGACGAAGGCGGGATCGAAGCTCTTGTCCTCGATGGCAGCCTATCGGAGGGCGACGACACGCTTGAAGCGGGCGGCTGGCTTCGCCTACCAGCAGGGATGCCAATGAACGCAAAGTCAGGTCTCGATGGCGCGAAGGTCTGGGTCAAGAGCGGGCATCTTGTCCACGCGCGAGCGCCGGTGTTGCTGTGA
- the tgt gene encoding tRNA guanosine(34) transglycosylase Tgt: protein MSGAFAYNLRAADGRARRGLITTPHGDVQTPAFMPVGTAGTVKAMYLDQVRHAGADVVLGNVYHLMLRPTAERVARLGGLHRFMGWPHTILTDSGGFQIMSLGALRKLDETGVVFKSHVDGSAHTLTPERSIEIQALLGSDIQMQLDECIALPAERNEVIRAMELSARWAERSKRAFQDQGGPQKGQGLYGIVQGGTDIELRLRSAELLTDIDFWGYSVGGLAVGEPQEEMLHVLDETCPALPEGKPRYLMGVGTPDDLIEAVGRGIDMFDCVMPTRAGRHATAYTRFGKINLKNARHADDPRPLDEESDCPAARDYSRAYLHHLVRTGEPLAGMLLSWNNITYYQKLMAGARNAIERGQFDAYRVACKDGWARGDIEPRAA, encoded by the coding sequence GTGAGCGGCGCTTTTGCCTACAACCTGCGGGCCGCAGACGGTCGGGCGCGGCGTGGACTGATCACAACGCCGCATGGCGATGTCCAAACGCCGGCATTCATGCCCGTCGGGACCGCAGGGACCGTCAAAGCCATGTACCTCGACCAGGTTCGGCATGCGGGCGCCGATGTCGTTTTGGGCAATGTCTATCACCTGATGCTGCGACCGACTGCGGAGCGTGTTGCGCGGCTTGGTGGTCTGCACCGTTTCATGGGTTGGCCGCACACCATTCTAACCGATTCCGGCGGCTTTCAGATCATGTCGCTGGGCGCCCTTCGGAAGCTTGATGAGACCGGGGTCGTCTTCAAATCTCATGTCGATGGCAGCGCCCACACGCTTACGCCTGAGCGATCGATCGAGATCCAGGCACTGTTGGGCTCCGATATCCAGATGCAGCTGGACGAATGCATCGCGCTGCCTGCTGAGCGGAATGAGGTTATCCGTGCCATGGAGCTTTCCGCGCGTTGGGCAGAGCGATCAAAAAGAGCGTTCCAAGATCAGGGAGGCCCGCAGAAGGGCCAAGGTCTGTATGGGATCGTGCAGGGCGGTACAGATATCGAACTGCGTTTGCGCTCGGCAGAGCTCCTAACCGATATCGACTTCTGGGGTTACTCGGTAGGCGGGCTCGCTGTGGGTGAGCCGCAAGAGGAGATGCTGCATGTCCTTGATGAGACTTGTCCGGCACTGCCTGAAGGTAAGCCGCGTTACCTGATGGGTGTCGGGACACCCGATGACCTGATCGAAGCAGTTGGCCGTGGCATCGACATGTTCGACTGCGTGATGCCAACCCGCGCGGGACGCCATGCAACGGCGTATACGCGCTTCGGCAAGATCAATCTCAAGAACGCACGTCATGCGGACGATCCCAGACCGCTTGATGAGGAAAGTGATTGTCCCGCCGCGCGCGACTATTCACGCGCTTACTTGCATCATCTGGTGCGAACGGGTGAGCCGCTGGCTGGAATGCTGCTCAGCTGGAACAACATTACATACTATCAGAAGCTGATGGCCGGCGCTCGCAATGCGATTGAGCGCGGACAGTTCGACGCTTATCGCGTGGCCTGCAAGGATGGGTGGGCCCGCGGTGATATCGAACCGCGGGCCGCCTAG
- a CDS encoding nucleobase:cation symporter-2 family protein: MTEPTPTNLIYGLEDAPPPPASLLVAVQHILASVVGIVTPTLIIGGVLGLGDLIPYLIAMAFFVSGVSTFIQCKTIGPVGSGLLSLQGTSFAFLGALLAAGFAVKGAGGTPEDILAMLFGLCLAGCVVEIILSQFVDKLGKIITPTVTGIVITVIGLSLVKVGFTDFAGGVGAGESLGLPINLLLGSVVVVTILAFTFYGGPMLRISAIMIGLIVGFVLAAILGQVDFSSFGDGPVFALPTPLRFGLDFDLVLFIPIAFIYLVTAIETSGDLTANSIIAGQPVEGPTYMKRIKGGILGDGINSGIAALFNTFPNTTFSQNNGVIQMTGVASRHVGLYIAGILVILGFLPIIGSAFLLVPKPVLGGATLVLFGTIAVAGIRILATQKMDRRKVYIMAISFGLGLGVTLVPDATQHMPDFLKQVVATPITLAGLSAIILSLVLPEDREEQAAESAKTQAVG, from the coding sequence ATGACAGAGCCGACACCAACCAATCTGATCTACGGCTTGGAAGATGCTCCACCACCGCCTGCCAGTCTACTCGTGGCGGTTCAGCATATCCTGGCATCCGTCGTCGGTATCGTGACCCCAACACTGATCATTGGCGGCGTGTTGGGTTTGGGAGACCTGATCCCATACCTTATCGCGATGGCGTTTTTCGTTTCGGGCGTGTCGACCTTTATTCAGTGCAAGACGATTGGGCCGGTTGGCTCGGGCCTCTTGAGCCTTCAGGGCACGAGCTTTGCTTTCCTTGGCGCACTTCTGGCCGCTGGCTTTGCCGTCAAAGGCGCCGGCGGCACGCCAGAAGACATTCTCGCAATGCTCTTTGGCCTGTGCTTGGCCGGCTGCGTGGTTGAGATCATCCTGAGCCAATTTGTTGACAAACTGGGCAAGATCATCACCCCCACCGTCACTGGCATCGTCATCACCGTGATCGGGCTCAGCCTTGTGAAAGTTGGCTTCACCGATTTTGCAGGTGGCGTGGGTGCGGGCGAAAGTCTTGGACTGCCGATCAATCTCCTGCTCGGCTCGGTCGTTGTTGTGACCATCTTGGCATTCACGTTTTACGGCGGCCCCATGCTCCGAATTTCGGCGATCATGATTGGGCTGATAGTCGGCTTCGTTTTAGCCGCCATTCTCGGTCAGGTGGACTTTTCGAGCTTTGGCGACGGTCCCGTTTTCGCACTGCCAACGCCGTTGAGGTTTGGCCTCGACTTCGACCTGGTCTTATTCATCCCGATCGCTTTCATCTATCTGGTCACTGCGATCGAAACGTCAGGAGATCTCACCGCAAACTCCATCATCGCCGGGCAGCCGGTCGAGGGGCCGACGTACATGAAGCGTATCAAGGGCGGCATTTTGGGCGATGGGATCAATTCGGGGATCGCAGCACTATTCAACACCTTCCCCAACACCACCTTTTCGCAGAACAATGGTGTCATCCAAATGACGGGCGTCGCGAGCCGCCACGTTGGGCTCTACATCGCGGGCATTCTCGTTATTCTGGGTTTCCTTCCCATCATTGGATCTGCGTTCCTTCTCGTTCCCAAGCCTGTGTTGGGCGGGGCTACACTGGTGCTTTTTGGAACGATAGCGGTGGCTGGCATCCGGATACTGGCGACGCAAAAGATGGACCGGCGCAAAGTCTACATCATGGCGATATCGTTCGGCCTGGGCTTGGGCGTGACGCTTGTGCCCGATGCAACACAGCACATGCCCGATTTCCTCAAGCAGGTTGTTGCGACCCCGATCACCTTGGCAGGTCTCTCAGCCATTATCCTGTCGCTTGTCCTGCCGGAGGATAGAGAAGAACAGGCCGCTGAAAGCGCCAAAACCCAAGCGGTAGGGTGA
- a CDS encoding NAD(P)/FAD-dependent oxidoreductase translates to MKTLIIGGGLSGLAIAEQLEAEGQDYLLLEARARFGGRIMTEQLGAGYFDMGPAWFWPGQPRIASLLDRLGLQKFDQYATGDLVFEDEQGHVQRGAGFASMQGSWRLEGGLAKLTEALADQVPPARKRLNTRVTAVVRDGARCTAKLVDGSTQTADQIVLAMPPRIAAQLTFEPALPTAAIRAMQSVSTWMAGQAKAVAVYDTPFWRDAGLSGDAMSRRGPMVEIHDASPASSGPFALFGFIGVPPKARSDEQLLRLAIEAQLVRLFGSDAAEPKALYVKDWAFDPLTATDADLAPQYAHPHYGLPSALMGLWDEKLIFAGTEVAPQFGGYLEGALEAAEAARQHLKTAEAVGL, encoded by the coding sequence ATGAAGACGCTGATCATCGGTGGAGGGTTATCCGGTCTTGCCATAGCCGAGCAGTTGGAAGCTGAGGGGCAAGACTATCTGCTGCTCGAAGCGCGCGCCCGCTTCGGGGGGAGGATTATGACCGAGCAACTGGGTGCTGGGTATTTTGACATGGGCCCCGCCTGGTTTTGGCCTGGTCAGCCGCGTATCGCATCTCTGCTGGATCGGCTTGGATTGCAGAAATTTGACCAGTACGCGACGGGCGATTTAGTCTTTGAGGACGAGCAAGGACACGTTCAGCGTGGGGCTGGCTTCGCGTCCATGCAGGGCTCGTGGCGTCTCGAAGGTGGCCTGGCAAAGCTGACGGAAGCTTTGGCGGATCAGGTACCCCCAGCACGCAAGCGCTTGAATACCCGCGTCACTGCTGTCGTGCGCGACGGGGCCCGGTGCACGGCCAAGCTCGTGGACGGTTCGACTCAGACGGCCGATCAGATTGTGCTCGCAATGCCGCCGCGGATTGCAGCCCAGCTAACCTTTGAACCTGCACTACCAACGGCAGCTATCCGAGCCATGCAATCGGTGAGCACCTGGATGGCAGGTCAGGCCAAAGCCGTTGCGGTTTACGATACACCTTTCTGGCGCGATGCTGGGTTGTCGGGGGACGCCATGAGCCGACGAGGCCCTATGGTTGAGATCCATGATGCGTCTCCAGCTTCGAGCGGGCCGTTCGCTTTGTTTGGCTTTATCGGTGTGCCGCCAAAGGCGCGCAGCGATGAGCAGCTGCTTCGCCTGGCAATCGAGGCTCAGCTGGTACGGCTGTTTGGGTCAGATGCTGCGGAACCGAAAGCACTGTACGTCAAAGACTGGGCGTTTGATCCGTTAACTGCGACCGACGCCGACTTGGCGCCCCAATATGCGCATCCTCACTACGGGCTGCCATCCGCACTTATGGGACTATGGGACGAGAAATTGATCTTCGCAGGAACCGAAGTTGCTCCGCAATTCGGCGGCTATCTGGAAGGCGCTCTAGAGGCGGCGGAGGCCGCCCGCCAGCACCTAAAAACAGCCGAAGCAGTGGGCCTGTGA
- a CDS encoding MFS transporter, with protein MTRQILPIAALLLGSGFLFFAGGMNALLLPVRGQQEGFSPFALGLLGTGWAVGFVTGCIVVSNLVARVGHIRSFSVMAALASLAVLASLLLLTPYAWVPLRALSGFCFAGAAMIVESWLNERVDKGSRGKVFGVYQMVNLTASTLGQLVLTLGDTRGYLFFVLAAMVYALALIPTAVSSSRAPAPLVATKLNIKELWQNSPVAVVSVVLIGASNSAFGTLAAVYASQIGLSIGLIALFVALPVLAGALIQIPVGAVSDKIDRRLVMIMMGTLAIVADLMFIFSSTPTITVQIAFAIMFGMAIFTMYPLAIAHANDHAPPEAYVRTSGGLLLLFGSGSMVGPLLAGFMMNSGGPTGLFMVTLVAHVGVITYAGYRMTRRAAVPRAERQQFVATPTARNTTPQTSALRLGNPTLDKAEPKAAVPPVSDADAAQSP; from the coding sequence ATGACCCGTCAAATTCTTCCTATCGCCGCTCTTTTGCTTGGCTCTGGCTTCTTGTTTTTCGCCGGAGGCATGAACGCGCTGTTGTTGCCCGTTCGTGGCCAACAGGAAGGCTTTTCGCCTTTTGCGCTTGGCTTGTTGGGCACTGGTTGGGCCGTAGGTTTCGTCACTGGTTGCATCGTCGTTTCCAATCTGGTGGCGCGGGTCGGCCACATCAGGTCGTTTTCGGTCATGGCCGCGCTCGCGTCGCTTGCGGTCCTGGCCTCGCTCCTGCTGCTGACGCCGTACGCTTGGGTGCCTTTGCGGGCCTTGTCCGGCTTCTGTTTCGCTGGCGCAGCTATGATTGTTGAGAGCTGGCTCAACGAACGGGTCGACAAAGGGTCGCGCGGGAAGGTTTTCGGGGTCTACCAGATGGTCAATCTGACGGCGTCGACCCTTGGGCAGCTTGTTCTGACGTTGGGCGACACGCGCGGCTATCTGTTTTTTGTGCTTGCGGCGATGGTCTATGCGCTCGCCTTGATACCAACTGCGGTTTCCTCATCGCGTGCGCCGGCTCCGCTGGTGGCAACAAAGCTCAATATCAAGGAGCTGTGGCAGAATTCGCCCGTCGCGGTCGTATCTGTTGTCCTGATTGGTGCCTCCAATAGCGCGTTCGGCACCCTAGCAGCGGTGTACGCCAGCCAGATCGGCCTCAGCATTGGCCTTATCGCCCTGTTCGTGGCGCTTCCCGTTCTGGCGGGGGCCCTCATTCAGATCCCGGTCGGGGCTGTATCCGATAAGATCGATCGCCGCCTCGTGATGATCATGATGGGAACGTTGGCGATCGTGGCCGACCTCATGTTTATCTTCTCATCCACGCCGACCATCACCGTGCAGATCGCGTTTGCGATCATGTTCGGTATGGCGATTTTCACAATGTATCCATTGGCCATTGCGCACGCCAACGACCATGCTCCGCCCGAGGCATATGTCCGGACGTCTGGCGGGCTGCTTCTGCTATTTGGGTCAGGATCGATGGTCGGTCCGCTGCTGGCCGGCTTCATGATGAACTCAGGTGGGCCGACCGGCCTGTTTATGGTGACGCTTGTCGCCCATGTCGGTGTCATAACCTACGCCGGCTACCGCATGACAAGACGCGCGGCTGTTCCGAGGGCAGAACGCCAGCAGTTCGTCGCCACCCCAACGGCGCGGAACACAACACCTCAAACATCTGCACTACGGCTGGGTAACCCGACTTTGGACAAGGCGGAGCCGAAGGCCGCAGTCCCGCCGGTCAGTGACGCTGATGCAGCGCAATCGCCTTGA
- a CDS encoding SDR family NAD(P)-dependent oxidoreductase, translating to MTNSQPLILVAGAGAGLGQAILKRFDAGGYTAVGLGRTEPDDPVGEFHAVDLADPAAALDAMSKVTAEHGAPKVVVHNTAELVIAPFSDTHLSDYQRTWQSMVQSAILLAQSTLQPMVRAGGGAFIVSGATASLRGSARFSAFASAKFALRGLTQSLAREFQPAGVHVCHTVLDGIIDTQRSRELHSLDPARMMRPEDIADVYWQIAHQPQSTWTHEMDLRPASEGF from the coding sequence GTGACCAACTCCCAACCGTTGATCCTCGTCGCTGGTGCCGGCGCTGGGCTTGGTCAAGCAATCCTTAAACGCTTCGACGCAGGTGGCTACACCGCAGTTGGGCTCGGTCGCACCGAACCGGATGATCCTGTTGGTGAGTTTCATGCGGTTGATTTGGCCGATCCCGCCGCAGCGCTTGACGCGATGAGCAAAGTGACCGCCGAACATGGTGCCCCCAAAGTCGTCGTTCATAACACCGCCGAGCTTGTAATCGCACCGTTCTCGGATACCCATCTGAGCGACTATCAGCGTACCTGGCAATCGATGGTCCAATCGGCTATTCTGCTAGCGCAATCAACGTTGCAACCCATGGTGCGCGCGGGGGGAGGCGCATTCATCGTTTCTGGTGCAACGGCCTCGCTGAGAGGTAGTGCGCGCTTCTCAGCCTTTGCGAGTGCAAAGTTTGCTCTGCGCGGCCTGACCCAGTCGCTTGCGAGAGAGTTCCAGCCGGCTGGTGTGCATGTCTGCCACACAGTCCTTGATGGGATCATCGATACACAGCGCTCGCGTGAGCTTCACAGCCTCGATCCAGCGAGGATGATGCGTCCCGAAGACATTGCAGACGTGTATTGGCAGATCGCTCATCAACCCCAGTCCACCTGGACCCATGAGATGGATTTGCGCCCAGCCTCCGAGGGTTTTTAA